In Gemmata obscuriglobus, a single genomic region encodes these proteins:
- a CDS encoding aspartate carbamoyltransferase catalytic subunit — MKHLLGLEGVSSAELTRILDAAERLDRVGVGDVPKRDDLKGKVVVNLFYEPSTRTRVSFGLAARRLGADVLDFSPSGSSTSKGESFIDTAKNIEAMGIDMVVVRHSSPGAPHVLAKHLMPHVRVVNAGDGAHEHPTQALLDILTIRKKLGRVAGLTVGLVGDIAHSRVARSNIYGLTTLGAKVIVCGPTTLVPQEVARFGVEIADKLDDVIPRCDVLNLLRVQFERQRSGLFPSIREYRLLFGVDADRMKRAKPGALLLAPGPINRGVEITPEVADGPHSAILDQVTNGLAVRMAVLSELSRAV, encoded by the coding sequence ATGAAGCACTTGCTGGGGCTGGAAGGGGTTTCGTCCGCGGAACTGACCCGCATTCTCGACGCCGCGGAGCGGCTCGACCGCGTCGGGGTCGGCGACGTGCCGAAGCGCGACGACCTGAAGGGCAAGGTCGTTGTGAACCTCTTCTACGAGCCGTCCACGCGGACCCGGGTTAGCTTCGGGCTGGCGGCCCGGCGGCTCGGGGCCGACGTGCTCGATTTCTCCCCGAGCGGGTCGAGCACGTCGAAGGGCGAGTCGTTCATCGACACCGCCAAGAACATCGAGGCGATGGGCATCGACATGGTGGTCGTGCGGCACTCGTCGCCGGGCGCGCCGCACGTGCTGGCGAAGCACCTGATGCCGCACGTGCGGGTGGTGAACGCCGGCGACGGGGCGCACGAGCACCCGACGCAGGCGCTGCTCGACATCCTCACCATCCGCAAGAAATTGGGCCGCGTCGCGGGGCTCACGGTCGGGTTGGTGGGCGACATCGCGCACAGCCGCGTCGCGCGGAGCAACATTTACGGGCTCACGACGCTCGGCGCGAAGGTGATCGTGTGCGGCCCGACCACGCTGGTCCCCCAGGAGGTGGCCCGGTTCGGGGTGGAGATCGCGGACAAGCTCGACGACGTGATCCCGCGGTGCGACGTGCTGAACCTGCTGCGGGTGCAGTTCGAGCGGCAGCGGAGCGGGCTGTTCCCGTCGATCCGCGAGTACCGGCTGCTGTTCGGGGTGGACGCCGACCGCATGAAGCGGGCAAAGCCCGGCGCGCTGCTCCTGGCCCCGGGGCCGATCAACCGCGGGGTGGAGATCACCCCGGAGGTTGCCGACGGCCCGCACTCCGCGATCCTCGACCAGGTGACCAACGGCCTCGCGGTGCGGATGGCGGTGCTGAGCGAGCTGAGTCGGGCGGTGTGA
- a CDS encoding dicarboxylate/amino acid:cation symporter, which translates to MAAAHTVPHTRILFGLIGGAALGCLANALVSKGVVPAGPVDWVVKYLARPVGAVFLNLLFLPILPLVFASLALGVSRLGGTGNVGRIGAKTILYFLITTALAAAIGLTLVNLIEPGTAARDLRDGLMAEYGKEAEEKLATAKKKEFGVQTFVNVVPANPLVAFVEKDMLAIVFTGLLVGFALTRIEPARAAPLVAVLEGVNQVTEVIVRWAMAVAPYAVFALLFSTTAKLGYTLLFSLGAFVLTVLGGLALHLFVVLPLLVKFLGGMSPTEFFTKARGTMVTAFSTSSSSATLPTAIRCAEEDLNVPREVSNFVLPLSASMNHNGTALFEAVTVLFLAQAFGIHLNPEQQLVALVLCILTASGMAGVPGGSLPLIGLILVQFDVPAGGIALVIGVDRLLDMCRTMVNVTADLTTAVFVARGERGHAPAGAAKP; encoded by the coding sequence ATGGCCGCTGCCCACACGGTCCCGCACACGCGCATCCTGTTCGGCCTGATCGGCGGGGCCGCCCTCGGGTGCCTCGCGAACGCGCTCGTCAGCAAGGGCGTCGTGCCCGCGGGGCCGGTCGATTGGGTGGTGAAGTACCTCGCCCGCCCGGTCGGGGCGGTGTTCCTGAACCTGCTGTTCCTACCCATTCTGCCGCTCGTGTTCGCGTCACTGGCGCTGGGGGTGTCGCGGCTCGGCGGCACCGGCAACGTCGGCCGCATCGGGGCGAAGACGATCCTCTACTTCCTGATCACCACCGCGCTGGCCGCCGCCATCGGGCTGACGCTGGTGAACCTGATCGAGCCCGGCACCGCCGCCCGCGACCTCCGCGACGGGCTCATGGCCGAGTACGGCAAGGAGGCCGAGGAGAAGCTGGCGACCGCCAAGAAGAAGGAGTTCGGGGTGCAGACGTTCGTGAACGTCGTGCCCGCCAACCCGCTCGTCGCGTTCGTCGAGAAGGACATGCTCGCGATCGTGTTCACCGGCCTGCTGGTGGGGTTCGCGCTGACCCGCATCGAGCCCGCCCGGGCCGCGCCGCTGGTCGCCGTGCTGGAGGGGGTGAACCAGGTCACCGAGGTGATCGTGCGGTGGGCGATGGCCGTGGCCCCCTACGCGGTGTTCGCGCTGCTGTTCTCGACCACCGCCAAACTGGGGTACACGCTATTGTTCTCGCTCGGCGCGTTCGTGCTGACCGTGCTCGGCGGCCTGGCGCTGCACCTGTTCGTTGTGCTGCCGCTGTTGGTGAAGTTCTTGGGCGGGATGTCGCCGACGGAGTTCTTCACCAAGGCCCGCGGCACCATGGTGACCGCGTTCAGCACCAGCTCCTCCAGCGCGACGCTGCCGACCGCGATCCGGTGCGCCGAGGAGGACCTGAACGTGCCGCGGGAGGTGTCGAACTTCGTGCTGCCGCTGTCGGCAAGCATGAACCACAACGGCACCGCCCTGTTCGAGGCGGTGACGGTGCTGTTCCTCGCGCAGGCGTTCGGCATTCACCTGAACCCGGAGCAGCAACTGGTGGCCCTGGTGCTGTGCATCCTGACCGCGAGCGGGATGGCCGGCGTCCCCGGCGGGTCGCTCCCGCTCATCGGGCTGATCCTGGTGCAGTTCGACGTGCCGGCCGGGGGGATCGCGCTGGTCATCGGGGTGGACCGGCTGCTGGACATGTGCCGGACCATGGTGAACGTGACGGCCGACCTCACGACCGCCGTGTTCGTGGCCCGGGGCGAGCGCGGCCACGCGCCCGCCGGCGCCGCGAAGCCGTGA
- a CDS encoding AMP-binding protein — protein sequence MSKPDKVGWNLPAPFLPRPNSARPGHASSLGLPMLVEAVTVLLVTFFALAGAAWLAPALLRPFLWVLVRVLYRFTVYHRARVPRTGGVLVVSNHVSYVDWLVLWVACPRPATFVLWEGYYRHPLLRFFLSWGRHNTVRVAEGARPHAVHDSLKRIAEVLDAGRVVVMFPEGALTRSGNMLPFGRGVEHVLKFVTTDVKVVPACVGGLWGGFFSHGGGPILRKLPTAFRPRVSVLFGAAEEDLPPGPLPEGKGSENPFEPPCTPDPRGAALALPLPSGRGPGGRSSSAPDLRLAVQECTADLALLESAHLLPVHRRFVRQAAKFRRLFRPAITDYSAGPPRTLTWAKLLVAALCVTRYLRPRVGAAQNVGIWLPTGLGGALANIAAAFLGKTSVNFNYTAGTAAVRSAAQQAGVRVVVTAKRFTARVPLDLPADVQLIYLEDALEGVTKWQRVSTFLLVLALPGWAIDRFVLGLHRHQIDDIITIMFSSGSTGEPKGVVLTHRNVASNADASLRTLEVATGEVLFGFLPFFHSFGYTVCLWLPLNTPCAAVYFPDPRQAKEVGDIARTTRATVMAATATFLRFYMRRCGADDFRTLRLIICGAEKLPVKLQDEFREKFGVLPLEGYGCTELSPVVSCNMPDVDRGGRRQQRNMRGTVGQPIFGVCVKAFDPETRVPLPVGAGGVLCVKGPNVMAGYLHQPEKTADAVRAGWYSTGDAGFIEPEGFPRITGRLSRFAKIAGEMVPLEKLDDEMHEALATGGDRVLAVAAVPDEKRGERLVVLHLPEVGPRLADLLAALPKRGLPNLWVPDRRDCHPVDAMPVLGTGKLDLKRLGDLAKQLAGAAPAADPRK from the coding sequence GTGAGTAAGCCGGATAAGGTGGGCTGGAACCTCCCGGCCCCGTTCCTGCCGCGCCCGAATTCGGCGCGACCGGGACACGCCAGCTCCCTTGGATTGCCCATGTTGGTCGAAGCGGTCACCGTTCTTCTTGTAACTTTCTTCGCGCTGGCCGGGGCGGCGTGGCTGGCCCCCGCTCTGTTAAGGCCCTTTCTGTGGGTACTGGTGCGGGTGCTGTACCGGTTCACGGTGTACCACCGCGCGCGCGTTCCCCGGACGGGGGGCGTGCTCGTCGTCTCGAACCACGTGAGTTACGTCGACTGGCTGGTGCTGTGGGTGGCGTGCCCGCGCCCCGCGACCTTCGTCCTGTGGGAAGGGTACTACCGCCACCCGTTGCTGCGGTTCTTCTTGTCATGGGGGCGGCACAACACTGTTCGCGTGGCGGAAGGCGCCCGGCCGCACGCGGTTCACGACAGCCTGAAGCGGATTGCGGAGGTGCTTGATGCCGGTCGGGTGGTGGTGATGTTCCCCGAAGGCGCGCTGACGCGCTCCGGGAACATGCTCCCGTTCGGACGCGGCGTCGAACACGTCCTGAAGTTCGTCACGACGGACGTGAAAGTGGTTCCGGCGTGCGTCGGGGGGCTGTGGGGGGGCTTCTTCAGCCACGGGGGCGGGCCGATCCTGCGGAAACTGCCGACGGCCTTTCGCCCGCGGGTGAGTGTGCTGTTCGGTGCGGCGGAAGAGGACCTACCCCCCGGCCCCCTCCCTGAAGGGAAGGGGAGCGAAAACCCTTTTGAACCGCCTTGCACACCGGACCCGCGTGGCGCTGCGCTCGCACTCCCCTTACCTTCAGGGAGGGGGCCGGGGGGTAGGTCCTCTTCCGCTCCAGATCTGCGCCTGGCGGTGCAGGAGTGTACCGCCGACCTCGCGCTCCTCGAAAGCGCCCACCTGCTCCCGGTCCACCGGCGGTTCGTCCGACAGGCCGCGAAGTTCCGCCGGCTGTTCCGCCCTGCGATCACCGATTACTCCGCCGGGCCGCCCCGTACCCTCACGTGGGCGAAGCTGTTGGTCGCGGCGCTGTGCGTTACGAGGTACCTGCGCCCGCGGGTCGGCGCGGCGCAGAACGTCGGCATCTGGCTGCCCACGGGGCTGGGCGGTGCGCTAGCGAACATCGCGGCGGCGTTCCTGGGCAAAACGTCGGTGAACTTCAACTACACGGCCGGCACCGCGGCCGTGCGCTCCGCCGCCCAGCAGGCGGGAGTGCGGGTCGTCGTGACCGCGAAGCGGTTCACCGCCCGCGTGCCCCTCGACCTGCCCGCAGACGTGCAACTGATCTACCTCGAAGACGCCCTTGAAGGCGTAACGAAGTGGCAGCGCGTCTCGACGTTCCTGCTCGTGCTGGCGCTGCCGGGATGGGCCATCGACCGCTTCGTCCTGGGGCTCCACCGGCACCAGATCGACGACATCATCACGATCATGTTCTCCAGCGGCAGCACCGGTGAGCCGAAGGGCGTGGTGCTCACGCACCGGAACGTCGCGTCGAACGCGGACGCGTCGCTCCGCACGCTGGAGGTCGCGACGGGCGAGGTGCTGTTCGGGTTCCTGCCGTTCTTCCACAGCTTCGGGTACACGGTGTGCCTGTGGCTGCCGCTGAACACGCCGTGCGCCGCGGTCTACTTCCCGGACCCGCGCCAGGCGAAGGAGGTGGGCGACATCGCCCGCACGACGAGGGCCACCGTGATGGCCGCGACCGCCACGTTCCTGCGGTTCTACATGCGGCGGTGCGGCGCCGACGACTTCCGCACGCTGCGGCTCATCATCTGCGGCGCGGAAAAGCTGCCCGTTAAACTGCAGGACGAGTTCCGGGAGAAGTTCGGGGTGCTCCCGCTGGAGGGGTACGGCTGCACTGAGTTGTCCCCGGTGGTGTCGTGCAACATGCCGGACGTGGACCGCGGCGGCCGGCGGCAGCAGCGGAACATGCGCGGCACGGTGGGGCAGCCGATCTTCGGCGTGTGCGTGAAGGCGTTCGACCCCGAGACGCGCGTCCCGCTCCCGGTCGGCGCCGGGGGCGTGCTGTGCGTGAAGGGGCCGAACGTGATGGCCGGCTACCTGCACCAGCCCGAGAAGACGGCCGACGCCGTCCGCGCCGGGTGGTACAGCACCGGGGACGCGGGGTTCATCGAGCCGGAGGGGTTCCCGCGGATCACCGGGCGCCTGTCCCGGTTCGCGAAGATCGCCGGCGAGATGGTGCCGCTGGAAAAGTTGGACGACGAGATGCACGAGGCGCTCGCGACCGGGGGCGACCGGGTGCTGGCGGTGGCCGCGGTGCCCGACGAGAAGCGGGGCGAGCGGTTGGTGGTGCTACACCTGCCCGAGGTCGGACCGCGGCTGGCGGACCTGCTCGCGGCGCTGCCGAAGCGCGGGCTCCCGAACCTGTGGGTGCCGGACCGGCGCGACTGCCACCCGGTCGACGCCATGCCCGTGCTCGGCACCGGCAAGCTCGACCTGAAGCGGCTCGGGGATCTGGCGAAGCAACTCGCCGGGGCGGCTCCTGCCGCCGATCCGCGGAAGTAG
- a CDS encoding HlyD family efflux transporter periplasmic adaptor subunit — protein MRSRVLAFSLLSAALGGLLIGCSPKNTSPGGKNGPTDPPAPVDPGSPLWVPAPLPASVAGVVRGEPLVVPNCVVQYDERQIVSAEVDGTIELLATPYTPGELKALMDDPKLTEQQKRDRILYHPRDTGNPKKPLKRIRESMPVEARQIVAFMDDQLVSARMEGAKQIKDSAVSAKKNSEEGVKAADEKLRVTEKTMGIAGSQRERLDDLITLTRFRENQDQAVSQIAKSDADYKEAVVLMGRHQIRSGVNGTIRTIAKRPGEYVKAGDKIMEIEGTDKVRIEGQLDVQYIRAVRIGMEVIVEPALPSAPEASHSGHRQAVTGVTVTAHPDGPLVVSVGADGAALVWDPPLASKNANTAVSVPHNLPHPVGVKSVATATAAARTVLVITGGDDGKVRVWDVTNRKQLPTAPKVVAEDAHTSAVQAIAVSPDGKYFATAAGRDVFVWDLTTVKKMYALPLEHRDSVTAINFTPQCTLVTASKDNTLKVWKVGDKGAAVARTLDHRAGAVDVLGVSSDGARVLFDQDKGRLDLVDPSNGQTVGQIQNMGSAGAFSTLAVFEPNADGAKGDPNRPHLLATAGGDGDLKGTVQVWQAPRSGRGSEVGRLITPGRVPVTTAAFSPVRGERFLAVGTSSGAIHLWKPPSEARKTHTGRIVNIDATDARYVTVRVELDNRELQLIDHSIANVIIPSDK, from the coding sequence ATGCGTTCTCGCGTTCTCGCGTTCTCGCTCCTGTCGGCCGCGCTCGGCGGCCTACTCATCGGTTGTAGCCCCAAAAATACCAGTCCGGGCGGCAAAAACGGCCCCACGGACCCGCCGGCGCCGGTCGACCCCGGTAGCCCGCTCTGGGTCCCCGCGCCGCTGCCGGCCTCTGTCGCGGGCGTCGTCCGCGGCGAACCGCTGGTGGTTCCCAACTGCGTTGTCCAGTACGACGAGCGGCAGATCGTTTCGGCCGAGGTGGACGGCACCATTGAGCTTCTCGCCACGCCGTACACGCCGGGCGAACTGAAAGCTCTGATGGACGACCCGAAGCTCACCGAGCAGCAGAAGCGGGACCGCATCCTGTACCACCCGCGCGACACCGGGAACCCCAAGAAGCCGCTCAAGCGCATCCGCGAGAGCATGCCGGTTGAGGCGCGACAGATCGTCGCGTTCATGGACGACCAACTCGTCAGCGCCCGCATGGAGGGCGCGAAGCAGATTAAAGACTCCGCGGTCAGCGCGAAGAAGAACTCGGAGGAGGGGGTCAAGGCGGCGGACGAGAAACTCCGCGTGACCGAGAAAACGATGGGGATCGCCGGCTCCCAGCGCGAGCGGCTCGACGACCTCATCACCCTGACGCGGTTCCGCGAGAACCAGGACCAAGCGGTCAGCCAGATCGCCAAGTCCGACGCGGACTACAAGGAAGCGGTGGTGCTGATGGGCCGGCACCAGATCCGGAGCGGGGTGAACGGCACCATCCGTACCATCGCCAAGCGGCCGGGCGAGTACGTGAAGGCCGGCGACAAGATCATGGAGATCGAGGGCACTGATAAGGTGCGGATCGAGGGCCAGCTCGACGTGCAGTACATCCGCGCGGTGCGGATCGGCATGGAGGTGATCGTCGAGCCGGCGCTGCCCAGCGCGCCGGAGGCGTCGCACAGCGGCCACCGGCAGGCGGTCACGGGGGTCACGGTCACCGCGCACCCCGACGGCCCGCTCGTCGTCTCGGTGGGGGCCGACGGCGCGGCCCTGGTGTGGGACCCGCCGCTGGCGAGCAAGAACGCGAACACCGCGGTGTCGGTGCCCCACAACCTGCCGCACCCGGTCGGGGTGAAGAGCGTGGCGACCGCCACCGCCGCCGCCCGGACCGTGCTGGTCATCACCGGCGGCGACGACGGCAAGGTACGCGTGTGGGACGTGACCAACCGCAAGCAGCTCCCGACCGCGCCGAAGGTGGTGGCCGAGGACGCGCACACGTCCGCGGTGCAGGCCATCGCGGTCAGCCCGGACGGCAAGTACTTCGCCACCGCCGCCGGCCGCGACGTGTTCGTGTGGGACCTGACCACCGTCAAAAAGATGTACGCGCTGCCGCTGGAGCACCGCGACTCGGTCACCGCGATCAACTTCACCCCGCAGTGCACGCTGGTCACCGCCTCGAAGGACAACACCCTGAAGGTGTGGAAGGTTGGCGACAAGGGCGCGGCCGTGGCCCGCACCCTGGACCACCGGGCCGGTGCGGTCGACGTGCTGGGGGTGAGCAGCGACGGCGCCCGCGTGCTGTTCGACCAGGACAAGGGCCGGCTCGACCTCGTGGACCCGTCGAACGGGCAGACGGTGGGCCAGATCCAGAACATGGGCTCGGCCGGCGCGTTCTCGACGCTAGCGGTGTTCGAGCCCAACGCCGACGGCGCGAAGGGCGACCCGAACCGGCCGCACCTCCTGGCGACCGCGGGCGGGGACGGCGACCTGAAGGGGACGGTGCAGGTGTGGCAGGCGCCGCGGAGCGGGCGCGGCTCGGAAGTCGGGCGGCTCATCACCCCGGGCCGGGTGCCGGTGACCACGGCCGCGTTCAGCCCGGTCCGCGGCGAGCGGTTCCTGGCTGTGGGCACCAGCAGCGGCGCGATCCACCTGTGGAAGCCGCCGTCCGAGGCCCGCAAGACTCACACCGGCCGCATCGTCAACATCGACGCCACCGACGCCCGGTACGTCACGGTGCGGGTGGAACTGGACAACCGCGAGCTGCAACTGATCGACCACAGCATCGCGAACGTGATCATCCCGTCCGACAAGTGA
- a CDS encoding site-2 protease family protein, protein MANDLIANLNNPAERRKSVRLRVRPDLQSFEQKYEGKTFTVIKDPVCLRYYRFSRQEHFVFGLFDGKHTMEEVQEAFEEEFKPMRLELADLEGFARQLVTAGLVQNEQPGAARHLFERRAKQRRMRRLATVSNILYLKIPVFDPDRLLTWMYGYLRWVFTAWFFAASVGLMLAAIVHVTLHYNTFQAKLPAYQEFFTWNSVLYMWLSLGVVKVIHEFGHGLSCKAFKGECHEMGVLLMCLSPALYANVTDAWTLADKWKRIIISFAGIYVELVIASIATFVWWYTPAYPTANNIALCIMVLCSVSTVMFNANPLMRFDGYYMLADWLEVPNLREKANRFLNNLFLSKCLGVDVPPEAYMAPWRKWLFVIYAVGSWVYKWVVTFSILWFLADFMGPKLKVLSQMLALMSLASVFVFPTYKVIKNIRQRGRLPDMKAARVYITLAVFAAFVAAFFFLPLPVSRVHETGLVAIDPEHLEGVMLSEPARLVKLEGASPGQAVRKGQLLGTFESTALEIELAKAKAARATQQQTADMLNKKVLKAQGAGDAANEQRFLNEYVRAKAQADTAERDVARLLKRQIGVRELRATRDGTLITAPKRDEIGKLFDKGYTETTPVFSVGDPLKLVLKVPVTPYDYRLLKEDLTARSELDVSVCVKGRSDRTFSGKVHRDKLPAQNAATIPLALSQRGGGSLAVKPNEDPNLLAPLAQVYLVEVEMTDPDTAIDPGQLVSVKIHSRWRSGAWWVARELSNALDIGLY, encoded by the coding sequence ATGGCCAACGACCTCATCGCGAACCTGAACAACCCCGCCGAGCGCCGCAAGTCGGTGCGGCTGCGGGTGCGCCCCGACCTGCAGTCGTTCGAGCAAAAGTACGAAGGGAAGACGTTCACCGTCATCAAGGACCCGGTGTGCCTGCGGTACTACCGGTTCAGCCGGCAAGAGCACTTCGTGTTCGGCCTGTTCGACGGCAAGCACACGATGGAGGAGGTGCAGGAGGCGTTCGAGGAGGAGTTCAAGCCGATGCGGCTGGAACTCGCGGACCTGGAGGGGTTCGCCCGCCAGTTGGTGACCGCGGGGCTGGTGCAGAACGAGCAGCCCGGGGCCGCCCGGCACCTGTTCGAGCGCCGCGCCAAGCAGCGCCGCATGCGGCGGCTCGCCACGGTCAGCAACATCCTGTACCTGAAGATCCCGGTCTTCGACCCGGACCGGCTGCTCACGTGGATGTACGGCTACCTGCGGTGGGTCTTCACCGCCTGGTTCTTCGCGGCCAGCGTGGGGCTGATGCTCGCCGCGATCGTGCACGTGACGCTCCACTACAACACGTTCCAGGCGAAGCTGCCCGCGTACCAGGAGTTCTTCACCTGGAACTCGGTGCTGTACATGTGGCTGTCGCTGGGCGTGGTGAAGGTGATCCACGAGTTCGGCCACGGGCTGAGCTGTAAGGCGTTCAAGGGCGAGTGCCACGAGATGGGCGTCTTGCTCATGTGCCTCTCGCCGGCGCTGTACGCGAACGTGACCGACGCGTGGACCCTGGCGGACAAATGGAAGCGGATCATCATCAGCTTCGCCGGCATCTACGTGGAGCTGGTGATCGCGTCGATCGCCACGTTCGTGTGGTGGTACACGCCCGCGTACCCGACCGCCAACAACATCGCGCTGTGCATCATGGTGCTGTGCTCGGTGAGCACCGTCATGTTCAACGCCAACCCGCTGATGCGGTTCGACGGGTACTACATGCTCGCGGACTGGCTGGAGGTGCCGAACCTGCGGGAGAAGGCGAACCGGTTCCTCAACAACCTGTTCCTGTCGAAGTGCCTGGGGGTGGACGTGCCGCCGGAGGCGTACATGGCCCCGTGGCGCAAGTGGCTGTTCGTCATCTACGCGGTGGGGAGCTGGGTGTACAAGTGGGTGGTGACGTTCAGCATCCTGTGGTTCCTGGCGGACTTCATGGGACCGAAACTGAAGGTGCTGAGCCAGATGCTGGCGCTCATGTCGCTGGCGTCGGTGTTCGTGTTTCCGACCTACAAGGTGATCAAGAACATCCGTCAACGGGGGCGGTTGCCAGACATGAAAGCGGCACGAGTTTACATCACGCTCGCCGTGTTCGCGGCGTTCGTGGCGGCGTTCTTCTTCCTGCCGCTGCCCGTGAGCCGGGTGCACGAAACGGGTTTGGTCGCGATCGACCCGGAGCACCTCGAAGGGGTCATGCTGTCCGAGCCGGCGCGGCTGGTGAAGCTGGAGGGCGCGAGCCCCGGGCAGGCGGTGCGCAAGGGGCAACTCCTGGGCACCTTTGAGAGCACGGCGCTGGAGATCGAACTGGCCAAGGCGAAAGCGGCGCGGGCGACCCAGCAGCAGACGGCCGACATGCTGAACAAGAAGGTGCTCAAGGCCCAAGGCGCCGGCGACGCCGCGAACGAGCAGCGGTTCCTGAACGAGTACGTGCGGGCCAAGGCGCAGGCCGACACCGCCGAACGGGACGTGGCCCGCCTGCTGAAGCGCCAGATCGGGGTGCGGGAGCTGCGGGCCACGCGCGACGGGACGCTCATCACCGCCCCCAAGCGCGACGAGATCGGCAAGCTGTTCGACAAGGGGTACACCGAAACGACCCCGGTGTTCTCGGTCGGCGACCCGCTGAAGCTGGTGCTCAAAGTGCCGGTGACGCCCTACGACTATCGCTTGCTCAAGGAGGACCTGACGGCGCGCAGCGAGCTGGACGTGTCGGTGTGCGTGAAGGGCCGAAGCGACCGCACATTCAGCGGCAAGGTCCACCGCGACAAGCTGCCGGCCCAGAACGCGGCGACGATACCGCTGGCCCTGAGCCAGCGGGGCGGCGGCTCGCTGGCGGTGAAGCCGAACGAAGACCCGAACCTGCTGGCGCCGCTCGCACAGGTATACCTGGTCGAGGTCGAAATGACCGACCCGGACACCGCGATCGACCCGGGGCAGCTCGTGAGCGTGAAGATCCACTCGCGGTGGCGGAGCGGGGCGTGGTGGGTGGCCCGAGAACTGTCCAACGCGCTCGACATTGGTCTGTATTGA
- a CDS encoding glycosyltransferase family 2 protein has protein sequence MTEEPTPPAPSLKGRGKSSRLASGAPETLAVLSGSSSPFPLGRGAGRVGFPAVSIVMAAKNYARFLPEAVESVLAQTFGDWELVIVDDGSTDHTPAVARPFLSDPRVRYFRSDTLGQPRAKNLGISLSRAALVAFLDADDAWEPTKLEKQLAVFAEKPEVGVVFCRRTLMDEDGRPVPAKSETQPLRGSVLPDLFTQNFVCFSSAVVRRDVLSHVGAFDPQWDLAIDYDLWLRVSKFHRFDFVDEPLVRYRTGHGNLSKKLRDRVDTAMSIMHRAESRYAVGDTVPAEVIADGYASTCQTIGFVMRAAEPVTSLRWYAHALRWPARRVISLKGMIAGALAAARGRQQGSPENATVNL, from the coding sequence GTGACGGAGGAACCTACCCCCCCCGCCCCCTCCCTGAAGGGAAGGGGGAAGTCCTCGCGCCTCGCGTCCGGCGCACCGGAAACGTTAGCGGTACTTAGCGGTTCTTCCTCCCCCTTCCCTTTGGGGAGGGGGGCCGGGAGGGTAGGTTTTCCCGCCGTCTCCATCGTGATGGCCGCGAAGAACTACGCCCGCTTCCTGCCCGAGGCGGTCGAATCGGTGCTCGCGCAGACGTTCGGCGATTGGGAACTCGTGATCGTCGATGACGGCTCGACCGATCACACGCCCGCGGTCGCGCGGCCGTTCCTGAGCGACCCGCGGGTGAGGTACTTCCGCTCGGACACGCTCGGCCAGCCGCGGGCCAAGAACCTCGGGATCAGTCTCAGCCGTGCGGCGCTGGTCGCGTTCCTCGACGCCGACGACGCCTGGGAACCTACCAAGCTCGAAAAGCAACTCGCGGTGTTCGCCGAGAAGCCCGAGGTGGGGGTGGTGTTCTGCCGGCGCACGTTGATGGACGAAGACGGCCGACCGGTGCCCGCGAAGAGCGAAACGCAGCCGCTCCGCGGCTCGGTCCTGCCCGACCTGTTCACCCAGAACTTCGTCTGCTTCTCGTCGGCGGTGGTGCGGCGCGACGTGCTCTCGCATGTCGGCGCGTTCGACCCGCAGTGGGATTTGGCGATCGATTACGACCTGTGGCTCCGCGTCTCGAAGTTCCACCGGTTCGATTTCGTGGACGAGCCGCTCGTGCGGTACCGCACCGGGCACGGGAACCTGTCGAAAAAGCTCCGCGACCGCGTCGATACGGCGATGTCGATCATGCACCGGGCCGAATCGCGGTACGCGGTCGGCGACACCGTGCCGGCCGAGGTGATCGCGGACGGCTACGCCTCGACGTGTCAAACAATCGGATTCGTGATGCGCGCCGCCGAGCCGGTCACGTCGCTGCGGTGGTACGCTCACGCGCTACGTTGGCCGGCGCGGCGAGTGATTTCGCTGAAGGGGATGATCGCGGGCGCCCTTGCCGCGGCGCGCGGCCGGCAGCAAGGGTCGCCCGAAAACGCGACGGTCAATCTGTAA